A portion of the Kiritimatiellia bacterium genome contains these proteins:
- a CDS encoding MG2 domain-containing protein, which yields MPIPDELRVRLAAWLTETIARSGLSGPAAAELRRDLESHVFEALARRTDHPTAADLEAVLAEMEPPEPLRAEAPARAVPRGEHRRWWYLALAALALNAAGLWYLGRGRSPRASPPPRIWVAQPAGDGVVTGQMAVVWRFDADVAGAAAGARAEGVVRIVPPLPGRAEWMGPRELRFQPDAAWPAASAWTVSLAELPMAADGRAFEPPPPLRVRTAPLMLLGVEQAGLSAARELTLRLRFNAPPDPAALRRHVEIRGSDGNMVDFAPVGEVASAEVLLRTGTLAADRVSVRVRAGLPPATGQLSLQETVEQEIAVSARPRLSRLRAQIEPHGPARLLANFTAEITAGSAAAHISIEPPVRFAVEPFDSWEGAGLRIVGDFRPGAVYTVTFGAGLTTPDGVALGAPEVRRVQVPHRPAAIEFSAGGRYLAPAGPLPIRLTAVNLTSCRLEARPLLRPNLVYFALREEGRLQGSYTWNVGVAADSLTGPATNLTLRFPDVRDEPQEVVADLRDLAGAGARGAWLLTATARDLPAAHHLVVVTDLGLTVKRTRDGALVWVTSLTGATPVAGATVTLYGRNSAELGRGVTDPDGVAMLTFPTPPPEAEPFLVTAESAGDLSFLRLPGSEVRPEAEIDGRPYLREGIEAYVFADRGIYRPGETARVHAVVRNSHGEPPEPFPVALQVVLPDGRPLRRLNAMLDALGAADFAVALPDHLPTGVYGMRLQVPGADEAIGACSLALEDFVPPRVECAVELPEGRLLAGSAVSIRARARHMFGRAAEGLVAEASLMVEPAAFSPGGYEGWIFGDPGRQFSPVRLSLGRRTLDADGRAEWSAATGRDWRPPAALRAVATVTVIEAGGRPLSAVASVPLDPVPEYIGLRPARAGGHLAPGEPLRLEVALVAPDGTARARDETLRATVAREEWAHAMRRDASGVWSWRSERVLTTVAEFPVALTAGQGVCEIRLDRPGAHVVSLASAAGAASSLRLLVAAPASSPVERSRERPDVVELEPDRSAGSPGDRIRIAVRAPFAGLALVTLESDTVLDRRVIPIGDSVHLLEYELREEYAPTVYAVVTMVRPARPEAVWSARRAIGAVALDVVPRDRRLGVDIRTPEETRPGTVMTVDLGVRDEHDRPAPGAAVVVAAVDEAVLRLTDFTTPDPWAFFHGRRKLAVNLFDLFSELVPLLAESTAAPSHPAGGESATLRRRLSPVRSSRFRPLALRADVVRTDSNGTARVAFQLPEFAGRLRVFAVAYDYRRCGAAERAVTVRRPLVVQTSLPRFLAPGDRCAMAVHLYNETDRPRSAQVRVMSRGPLQVEDEDRTVPLEPKGRATLEIPVVAARSPGVALCSVEVVAEEERIVEALELPVRPAVPRHSLSFAGVLAGGESARIEPPADWLPNSLEAGLWFGAQPSLRFSAALDELLRYPYGCLEQTVSAAWPWLALPDLERAADAGALPSARSAAEIVAAAIERVLSMQTADGAFREWPDSPRLANWSGVYAVHFLLEARRAGHLVPADRLDVALDRLRARLDAGGPVDATPSNPAWQDHQEIRAYILELLALAGRPEASWTARLLELAHSLRPSTRAHLAAALALGGRPRDALTLLRTVEPPAGIERSAIRRVGGCLNSRVRDAALLLGAWTRLAPDAAEAAAWARRLTDAADQGRWATTLENASALVALGRWIAAQPAPTEGLNAELYSGGSLVARTESADQPVRWSSSDPAAVRQLRLQNHGPARCHYGGRLSGVPARLAETSEDDRGLIVRRRWLRPDGTPWPGGPLRQGDALVVRIELAVDPALAPLENVVVEDLLPAGLEIEDAALETARRLPWLGERRNWLASREARDDRMLLFSEPLTAPPGSPATWHYAVRAVTPGRYVVPPIRAEAMYDPAIRSMHGGGELEVLR from the coding sequence ATGCCGATACCCGATGAGCTTCGCGTTCGCCTCGCTGCATGGTTGACGGAGACGATCGCCCGCTCGGGCCTCTCCGGGCCGGCGGCCGCGGAACTGCGGCGGGACCTCGAGTCGCACGTCTTCGAGGCGCTCGCCCGCCGCACTGATCATCCCACCGCCGCCGATTTGGAGGCGGTGCTCGCCGAGATGGAGCCGCCGGAGCCCCTGCGAGCCGAGGCACCGGCGCGGGCCGTTCCGCGCGGCGAACACCGCCGTTGGTGGTATCTGGCGCTGGCCGCGCTGGCACTGAACGCGGCGGGGCTCTGGTACCTCGGCCGCGGCCGCTCACCCCGCGCGTCGCCGCCGCCGCGAATCTGGGTGGCGCAACCGGCGGGCGACGGCGTCGTTACCGGCCAGATGGCGGTGGTCTGGCGATTCGATGCCGACGTGGCGGGCGCCGCCGCGGGCGCGCGCGCCGAAGGGGTTGTGCGCATCGTCCCGCCCCTGCCGGGCCGCGCGGAATGGATGGGACCGCGCGAATTGCGCTTTCAACCCGACGCAGCTTGGCCGGCGGCCTCGGCGTGGACGGTATCCCTCGCGGAACTGCCGATGGCGGCGGACGGCCGCGCGTTCGAGCCGCCGCCTCCGTTGCGGGTGCGGACCGCGCCGCTCATGCTGCTCGGGGTGGAACAGGCGGGTCTGTCTGCGGCCCGCGAGCTGACGCTGCGGCTGCGCTTCAACGCGCCGCCCGATCCCGCGGCGCTCCGCCGGCACGTGGAGATTCGCGGGTCCGACGGTAACATGGTGGACTTCGCACCGGTTGGCGAGGTCGCCTCGGCCGAGGTGCTGCTGCGCACCGGCACGCTCGCGGCCGACCGTGTGAGTGTGCGCGTACGTGCCGGCCTGCCACCGGCGACCGGCCAGCTGTCGCTGCAGGAGACGGTTGAGCAGGAAATCGCCGTCTCGGCGCGGCCGCGCCTTTCCCGGCTGCGCGCGCAGATCGAGCCCCACGGTCCCGCCCGCCTGCTGGCGAACTTCACCGCCGAGATCACCGCCGGCTCCGCGGCTGCCCACATCTCGATCGAACCGCCGGTCCGCTTCGCGGTCGAGCCGTTCGACTCCTGGGAGGGGGCCGGCCTACGCATCGTCGGCGATTTCCGTCCGGGCGCGGTGTACACGGTGACGTTTGGCGCCGGCCTAACCACGCCCGATGGGGTCGCCTTGGGAGCGCCGGAGGTGCGCCGCGTGCAGGTTCCGCACCGGCCGGCGGCGATCGAATTTTCTGCAGGCGGCCGATACCTGGCCCCCGCTGGTCCATTGCCGATACGGCTGACTGCGGTCAACCTGACCTCGTGCCGACTGGAGGCGCGCCCGTTGCTGCGGCCCAATCTCGTGTACTTTGCGCTCCGCGAAGAGGGGCGGCTGCAGGGCTCCTATACCTGGAACGTGGGTGTCGCCGCCGACAGCCTTACTGGACCGGCCACGAATCTCACGCTGCGCTTTCCGGATGTGCGCGATGAACCGCAGGAGGTGGTCGCGGATCTGCGCGATCTCGCCGGTGCGGGCGCGCGAGGCGCCTGGTTGCTGACTGCGACCGCTCGTGATCTGCCGGCGGCACACCACCTCGTGGTGGTCACTGATCTGGGCCTGACGGTGAAACGAACCCGCGACGGCGCACTGGTGTGGGTGACGTCGCTGACCGGGGCGACGCCGGTCGCGGGGGCGACGGTCACCCTGTATGGCCGCAACAGCGCGGAACTGGGGCGAGGGGTGACCGATCCTGACGGTGTCGCGATGCTCACGTTCCCCACGCCGCCCCCCGAGGCGGAGCCATTTCTGGTCACCGCCGAGTCCGCGGGTGACCTCTCCTTTTTGCGCCTGCCCGGTTCGGAAGTTCGGCCGGAGGCGGAAATCGACGGGCGGCCGTATTTGCGCGAGGGCATTGAGGCGTATGTGTTTGCTGACCGCGGAATCTACCGCCCTGGCGAGACCGCCCGCGTACATGCGGTTGTCCGCAACTCGCACGGCGAGCCTCCCGAGCCGTTCCCCGTCGCGCTGCAGGTGGTGCTGCCCGACGGCCGCCCGCTGCGCCGCCTCAACGCAATGCTGGACGCGCTGGGTGCGGCGGACTTCGCCGTCGCACTGCCGGATCACCTGCCGACCGGTGTGTACGGAATGCGACTCCAGGTGCCGGGCGCGGACGAGGCGATCGGCGCCTGCTCGTTGGCGCTCGAGGACTTTGTGCCGCCGCGGGTGGAATGCGCGGTGGAGCTGCCCGAGGGCCGTCTCTTGGCGGGCAGCGCCGTCTCCATCCGCGCGCGGGCGCGTCACATGTTCGGTCGTGCCGCGGAAGGGTTGGTGGCGGAGGCGTCGCTCATGGTGGAGCCGGCGGCGTTTTCACCCGGCGGCTACGAGGGTTGGATCTTCGGCGACCCGGGGCGCCAGTTTTCTCCTGTGCGTCTTTCGCTGGGCCGGCGCACGCTCGATGCGGACGGCCGGGCGGAGTGGTCTGCCGCCACCGGGCGCGACTGGCGGCCACCGGCGGCGCTGCGCGCAGTGGCCACGGTGACGGTGATCGAGGCGGGCGGGCGGCCGCTCAGCGCGGTGGCCAGTGTGCCGCTGGACCCGGTGCCGGAATACATCGGGCTGCGGCCCGCGCGCGCTGGTGGCCACCTCGCGCCCGGTGAGCCGCTTCGCCTTGAAGTGGCACTGGTGGCACCGGACGGCACTGCCCGCGCCCGCGATGAGACGCTGCGCGCGACGGTGGCGCGCGAGGAGTGGGCCCACGCCATGCGGCGGGATGCTTCGGGCGTCTGGTCGTGGCGCTCCGAGCGCGTGCTGACGACAGTGGCGGAGTTCCCCGTTGCGCTAACCGCGGGGCAGGGAGTCTGCGAGATTCGTCTGGACCGGCCCGGCGCCCACGTGGTCAGCCTTGCGTCGGCGGCGGGCGCGGCCAGCTCGCTGCGGCTGCTTGTCGCCGCACCTGCCAGCAGCCCCGTCGAGCGTTCGCGCGAACGCCCGGACGTCGTCGAGCTGGAACCGGACCGTTCCGCCGGATCGCCGGGCGATCGCATCCGCATCGCGGTGCGTGCGCCCTTTGCGGGGCTGGCGCTCGTCACGCTCGAGTCCGACACGGTTCTCGATCGCCGCGTGATCCCCATCGGGGATTCCGTGCACCTGCTGGAGTACGAGCTGCGGGAGGAGTACGCGCCGACAGTGTACGCGGTGGTGACAATGGTCCGGCCCGCCCGACCCGAGGCGGTGTGGTCCGCCCGTCGGGCGATCGGTGCGGTCGCGCTGGACGTGGTTCCGCGTGACCGCCGGCTGGGTGTGGACATTCGTACGCCGGAGGAAACGCGGCCCGGTACGGTGATGACGGTGGACCTGGGGGTGCGCGATGAACACGACCGGCCCGCGCCTGGTGCCGCAGTCGTCGTCGCCGCGGTGGACGAGGCGGTGCTGCGGCTCACCGACTTCACCACGCCCGACCCCTGGGCATTCTTCCATGGCCGTCGCAAGCTGGCGGTGAATCTGTTCGATCTGTTTTCCGAGCTGGTGCCGCTGCTGGCGGAGTCCACCGCCGCCCCCTCGCACCCCGCCGGCGGCGAGAGTGCCACGCTGCGGCGGCGGCTCAGCCCTGTGCGGAGTTCGCGGTTCCGGCCGCTGGCGCTTCGCGCGGACGTCGTGAGGACCGATTCGAACGGCACGGCCCGGGTCGCGTTCCAGCTGCCGGAGTTTGCGGGCCGTCTGCGCGTGTTCGCGGTCGCGTACGACTATCGCCGTTGCGGCGCGGCCGAAAGGGCCGTCACAGTTCGGCGTCCGCTGGTGGTTCAAACTTCGCTGCCCCGGTTTCTGGCGCCGGGCGACCGCTGCGCGATGGCGGTGCATTTGTACAACGAGACCGACCGGCCGCGGAGCGCGCAGGTGCGCGTGATGTCGCGCGGGCCGCTGCAGGTCGAGGACGAGGATCGCACGGTGCCGCTGGAACCGAAGGGACGGGCAACGCTGGAGATCCCCGTTGTGGCCGCGCGCTCGCCAGGTGTTGCGCTGTGCTCGGTCGAGGTCGTCGCGGAGGAGGAGCGGATCGTGGAAGCGCTCGAGCTGCCGGTGCGGCCCGCCGTGCCGCGTCATTCGCTATCGTTTGCGGGCGTGCTGGCGGGCGGCGAGAGCGCGCGAATCGAGCCGCCCGCGGACTGGCTGCCCAACTCGCTTGAGGCCGGCCTCTGGTTCGGTGCGCAACCCTCGCTGCGGTTCAGTGCCGCACTCGATGAGCTGCTGCGTTACCCCTACGGTTGCCTCGAGCAGACCGTCAGCGCCGCGTGGCCGTGGCTGGCGCTCCCCGATCTGGAGCGCGCCGCAGATGCTGGCGCGCTGCCGTCCGCCCGCAGCGCGGCGGAGATTGTCGCCGCCGCGATTGAACGCGTGCTTTCGATGCAGACCGCCGACGGCGCATTCCGCGAGTGGCCGGATTCCCCCCGGTTGGCGAACTGGAGCGGCGTGTACGCGGTGCATTTTCTGCTCGAGGCTCGCCGCGCCGGCCATCTGGTGCCGGCCGACCGGCTCGATGTGGCATTGGACCGCCTGCGTGCTCGCCTCGACGCCGGCGGTCCGGTCGACGCCACCCCGTCCAACCCCGCCTGGCAGGACCACCAGGAGATCCGTGCCTACATCCTCGAACTGCTGGCGCTCGCGGGTCGGCCGGAGGCGTCATGGACCGCGCGGCTGCTGGAGCTGGCCCACTCGCTGCGCCCCTCCACGCGAGCGCATTTGGCGGCCGCGCTCGCCCTCGGCGGCCGCCCGCGCGACGCGCTGACGCTGCTCCGCACCGTGGAACCGCCCGCTGGGATCGAGCGCAGCGCCATCCGCCGCGTCGGTGGCTGCCTCAACTCGCGCGTGCGCGATGCGGCGCTGCTGTTGGGCGCCTGGACACGACTGGCGCCCGATGCCGCCGAGGCGGCCGCGTGGGCGCGCCGGCTCACCGATGCCGCCGATCAGGGCCGCTGGGCAACCACGTTGGAAAATGCCAGCGCGCTGGTCGCGCTCGGCCGTTGGATCGCCGCGCAGCCGGCGCCGACGGAGGGGCTCAACGCGGAGCTGTACTCGGGCGGGTCGCTCGTTGCGCGCACCGAGAGCGCCGACCAGCCCGTCCGCTGGTCCTCCAGTGACCCCGCCGCAGTGCGTCAACTGCGGCTGCAGAACCACGGTCCAGCCCGCTGCCACTACGGCGGCCGTCTTTCGGGAGTGCCTGCGCGGCTCGCGGAGACGAGCGAGGACGACCGCGGTCTGATCGTCCGCCGGCGGTGGCTGCGCCCCGATGGCACGCCGTGGCCGGGCGGCCCGCTCCGACAGGGCGATGCGCTGGTTGTGCGGATTGAGCTCGCCGTGGATCCGGCGCTCGCGCCGCTCGAGAACGTCGTCGTCGAGGACCTGTTACCGGCAGGGCTTGAGATCGAGGACGCGGCGCTCGAAACGGCGCGGCGGCTGCCGTGGCTTGGCGAACGGCGAAACTGGCTGGCCAGTCGCGAAGCGCGGGACGACCGGATGCTGCTGTTCAGTGAACCGCTCACCGCGCCGCCGGGCTCGCCGGCGACCTGGCACTACGCGGTGCGCGCGGTGACACCGGGCCGGTATGTGGTGCCGCCGATCCGGGCGGAGGCGATGTACGATCCGGCGATCCGCAGTATGCACGGCGGCGGCGAACTGGAGGTGCTGCGATGA
- a CDS encoding polyprenyl synthetase family protein: protein MFDLREYLERTRAWVEAEMDRRLPRADEWPEGLHAAMRYSLFGGGKRLRPILCVAAAEAVGGRREDAALPAVAIECLHTYTLIHDDLPAMDNDDLRRGRPTSHKVFGEANAILAGDCLLTVAFELLAQSARPGPLALELARAAGSRGVAGGQYEDIAAERAPPDAQRVRRIHLHKTARLIEAACRMGAIAADGDAYLGPLGRYGEAAGLAFQITDDILNATSTAKQLGKAAGSDRERGKLTWVAVHGLERAAADARELVERAVAELQGLPGPVEPLAAIARYVVARDH from the coding sequence ATGTTCGATCTGCGGGAATACCTCGAGCGGACGCGCGCGTGGGTGGAGGCCGAGATGGACCGGCGCCTGCCGCGCGCGGACGAGTGGCCCGAAGGACTCCACGCGGCGATGCGCTACAGCCTCTTCGGTGGCGGCAAACGGTTGCGGCCGATTCTGTGTGTGGCCGCGGCGGAGGCGGTCGGCGGGCGCCGCGAGGATGCCGCGCTGCCAGCGGTTGCGATCGAGTGTCTGCACACCTACACGCTGATCCACGATGACCTGCCCGCGATGGACAACGACGACCTGCGGCGCGGACGGCCGACCTCGCATAAGGTGTTCGGCGAGGCCAACGCGATCCTCGCCGGCGACTGTCTGCTGACGGTCGCCTTTGAGCTGCTGGCGCAGTCGGCGCGCCCGGGCCCGCTCGCGCTGGAGCTGGCGCGCGCGGCCGGCAGCCGAGGCGTCGCCGGCGGTCAGTACGAGGACATCGCGGCCGAGCGCGCGCCGCCCGATGCGCAACGCGTCCGTCGCATCCATCTGCACAAAACCGCACGACTGATCGAGGCCGCCTGTCGGATGGGCGCGATCGCGGCCGATGGCGACGCCTACCTCGGCCCGCTCGGCCGCTACGGAGAGGCCGCAGGCCTGGCCTTCCAGATTACGGACGACATCCTGAATGCGACCTCGACGGCGAAGCAGCTCGGCAAGGCGGCGGGCAGTGACCGCGAACGTGGAAAACTGACGTGGGTCGCCGTGCACGGCCTGGAGCGCGCCGCGGCGGACGCACGCGAGCTGGTCGAGCGGGCGGTCGCGGAGCTGCAGGGTCTGCCGGGCCCCGTCGAGCCGCTGGCGGCGATCGCCCGATACGTCGTCGCACGCGATCATTGA
- a CDS encoding PadR family transcriptional regulator: MHTWIPQFRKGLVELAILHVLRRGETYGYEIVQSLRGLDALAVSESTVYPALMRLREEGCVRVREAPSVEGPPRRYFSLTSTGRLRLAAMSAYWDMVVREIEHLREGGPGGRPHHADTR, translated from the coding sequence ATGCACACGTGGATCCCGCAGTTTCGAAAGGGGCTCGTTGAACTCGCGATCCTGCACGTGCTGCGGCGCGGCGAAACCTACGGTTATGAGATTGTGCAGTCGCTGCGCGGTCTGGACGCGCTGGCGGTTTCCGAGAGCACGGTGTATCCGGCGCTGATGCGACTGCGGGAAGAGGGCTGCGTACGGGTGCGCGAGGCGCCCTCCGTCGAGGGGCCGCCCCGCCGGTACTTTTCACTGACCAGCACCGGTCGGCTGCGGCTGGCCGCGATGAGCGCCTACTGGGACATGGTCGTGCGCGAGATCGAACATTTGCGCGAGGGCGGTCCCGGGGGGAGACCTCACCATGCCGATACCCGATGA
- a CDS encoding glycosyltransferase: MLIVLVVALALLLVALWNAIAWPAVGAAEPVGEERVSVLIPARNEERTIRAAVTRALEADRDGIVAEVLVYDDHSEDRTADEVAAIACRDVRVRLLAPVRLPPDWCGKPFACAQLAAAATAPWLLFLDADARLEPGAPARLVAEARRRGATLLSAWPALEMCGFAERVFMPLLNFVVFTLYPAPLSLRMPLRSLGLAHGACLLARRDEYQRTGGHAMVRGELFEDTALARAWRERGLRSLCLDGRGVVRVRMYESARAMWSGFQKILYPAFRREASFWAFVLLQAVVYVGPWAVALAGAARGTLQAASVCAAAAGVLTRLVLAARFRHPLWSACLHPLAVLGMLAAAMAAWWRCRFGRGVEWRGRRYRGRRH, encoded by the coding sequence ATGCTGATCGTGCTGGTGGTGGCGCTCGCGCTGCTCCTGGTGGCGCTCTGGAACGCAATCGCATGGCCGGCCGTCGGCGCGGCGGAACCGGTGGGAGAGGAGCGGGTCTCGGTGTTGATCCCCGCGCGCAACGAAGAGCGGACGATTCGCGCCGCGGTGACCCGCGCGCTCGAAGCCGACCGGGACGGCATCGTGGCGGAGGTGCTCGTTTATGACGATCACTCCGAGGACCGCACCGCCGACGAGGTCGCCGCGATCGCATGTCGCGATGTCCGCGTCCGGCTGCTCGCACCGGTTCGGCTGCCGCCGGACTGGTGTGGCAAGCCGTTCGCGTGCGCGCAGCTCGCCGCGGCCGCGACGGCGCCGTGGCTACTGTTTCTGGATGCGGACGCTCGTCTGGAGCCGGGCGCGCCCGCTCGACTTGTCGCCGAGGCCCGGCGACGCGGCGCGACGCTGCTGTCGGCGTGGCCGGCGTTGGAGATGTGCGGCTTCGCGGAGCGCGTGTTCATGCCGTTGCTGAACTTTGTCGTCTTCACGCTCTATCCGGCGCCGCTTTCGCTGAGGATGCCGCTGCGGTCGCTCGGCCTCGCCCACGGTGCCTGCCTGCTCGCCCGGCGCGACGAGTACCAGCGCACCGGCGGTCACGCGATGGTGCGCGGGGAGCTCTTCGAGGACACCGCGCTGGCCCGCGCCTGGCGCGAGCGCGGACTGAGGTCGCTGTGTCTGGACGGGCGCGGCGTGGTTCGTGTACGGATGTACGAGTCCGCGCGGGCGATGTGGAGCGGTTTTCAGAAGATCCTCTATCCGGCGTTTCGGCGGGAGGCAAGTTTCTGGGCGTTTGTGCTGCTGCAGGCGGTGGTGTACGTGGGGCCGTGGGCGGTGGCGCTGGCCGGCGCGGCGCGCGGCACGCTCCAGGCCGCCAGCGTGTGCGCCGCCGCCGCCGGTGTGCTGACACGGCTGGTGCTCGCCGCACGGTTCCGGCATCCGCTCTGGTCGGCATGTCTGCACCCGCTGGCGGTGCTGGGAATGCTGGCCGCGGCGATGGCGGCCTGGTGGCGCTGCCGGTTCGGGCGGGGTGTCGAGTGGCGGGGGCGCCGCTACCGGGGGAGGCGACATTGA
- a CDS encoding carotenoid biosynthesis protein yields MKTRAFDALRRALIVVHVVLTVGGVMSYAGMGGAPPDGGWAAPAYLASAGLLALAVTPRAEWPALLGGGAIGWVAEAAGVAWGVPFGVYRYTAALGPAVAGVPVVMAAAWMVLLAYVRQWGLRPWTAAVALTALDLVIDPLAAGPLSFWVWERAGPYHGVPLVNYGGWLLVSAALMAWSSRWPCARSPGARWLGRSVLGFFTALAALLQRPGPAVTGLGLLALEALLDRRAADQFLRNRRANSPASQRPPSAV; encoded by the coding sequence GTGAAGACACGGGCCTTTGATGCGCTTCGTCGGGCGCTGATCGTCGTGCACGTGGTGCTCACGGTCGGCGGGGTGATGTCATATGCGGGGATGGGGGGGGCACCGCCCGACGGAGGGTGGGCTGCCCCTGCGTACCTGGCGAGCGCGGGGCTGCTGGCGCTGGCGGTGACACCGCGCGCGGAATGGCCGGCGCTGCTCGGTGGTGGCGCGATCGGGTGGGTGGCAGAGGCGGCCGGAGTGGCCTGGGGGGTGCCCTTTGGCGTGTATCGGTACACCGCTGCGCTCGGACCGGCGGTCGCCGGTGTGCCGGTGGTGATGGCGGCCGCCTGGATGGTCCTGCTCGCCTATGTGCGTCAGTGGGGGCTGCGCCCGTGGACCGCCGCGGTGGCGCTGACCGCGCTCGACCTGGTGATTGACCCACTGGCGGCCGGCCCGCTCAGTTTCTGGGTGTGGGAGCGTGCCGGTCCATACCACGGCGTGCCGCTGGTGAACTACGGGGGATGGCTGCTGGTCTCCGCGGCGTTGATGGCGTGGTCATCGCGCTGGCCGTGCGCGCGCTCACCCGGCGCGCGCTGGCTCGGGCGCAGCGTGCTAGGTTTTTTCACCGCTCTGGCCGCGCTGCTGCAGCGGCCGGGACCAGCGGTGACGGGTCTGGGGCTGCTGGCGCTGGAGGCGCTGCTGGATCGCCGAGCAGCCGATCAATTTCTCCGAAACAGGCGCGCAAATTCTCCAGCGTCGCAGCGCCCTCCCAGCGCTGTCTGA
- the crtI gene encoding phytoene desaturase family protein, whose translation MSHAVVIGAGLGGLASALRLAHRGWRVTVCERARTIGGKMNRWIGGGARFDTGPSLITLRWVFDALFESVGERIADHLEWMRVEPAAQYRFANGRELEQTASLPGWLATVRELEGGGAEGWLSLLALGARLYAVSRTAFFERAPGEPPDRALLAAARRLRWSALVGTFDELVRRHVRSAELRQLLWRYATYVGSSPFRTPAMMAVIPYIETAFGVWHVRGGLYRLIEVIAALAKRRGAEVRTSAEVVRILHQDGRVCGVELADGERIGTDVVVMNGDASRTNRLLGRPDARPPATRLSTSGFILLLALRRRPAGLPHHLVCFSADYEREFADLWERRLFPEDPTVYVNAPATDDPTIAAGGAEPLFVMANAPAFEHAAEWDAAMVEEARRRVLARLSASGVRIEERELVAQDVWTPRRLAETYDMPGGAIYGIASHGPRGAFLRPPNRVRGIRGLYQVGGSSHPGGGTPMVVLSSGIVSRMIREDTGL comes from the coding sequence TTGAGCCACGCGGTGGTGATCGGTGCCGGTCTCGGCGGGCTGGCGAGCGCGCTTCGGCTGGCGCACCGCGGCTGGCGTGTCACCGTTTGCGAGCGGGCCAGAACAATCGGCGGCAAAATGAACCGTTGGATCGGAGGGGGCGCTCGGTTCGACACCGGTCCGTCACTGATCACGCTGCGTTGGGTGTTCGATGCATTGTTCGAATCGGTCGGCGAGCGGATCGCGGACCATCTGGAATGGATGCGCGTCGAGCCGGCCGCGCAATACCGCTTCGCGAACGGACGCGAACTTGAGCAGACGGCATCGCTGCCCGGCTGGTTGGCGACAGTGCGCGAACTGGAGGGGGGCGGTGCGGAGGGGTGGCTTTCGCTGCTGGCGCTGGGCGCGCGGCTCTACGCGGTCTCCCGAACGGCCTTCTTCGAGCGCGCACCGGGCGAACCGCCCGACCGCGCGCTGCTGGCGGCGGCGCGGAGGCTGCGCTGGAGCGCGCTGGTCGGCACGTTCGACGAGCTCGTCCGCCGCCATGTTCGCAGCGCGGAGCTGCGTCAGCTGCTCTGGCGTTACGCCACCTACGTCGGCTCTTCACCGTTCCGCACGCCGGCGATGATGGCGGTGATCCCGTACATCGAAACCGCGTTTGGTGTGTGGCACGTCCGCGGCGGACTCTACCGGCTCATCGAGGTGATCGCCGCGCTCGCCAAGCGCCGTGGTGCGGAGGTCCGCACATCTGCGGAGGTGGTTCGCATCCTACATCAGGACGGTCGCGTTTGCGGTGTGGAGCTGGCGGACGGCGAACGGATCGGCACGGACGTCGTCGTGATGAACGGCGATGCGTCCCGCACAAACCGGCTGCTCGGCCGTCCGGACGCGAGGCCACCGGCCACGCGGCTCTCCACCTCGGGGTTCATTCTGCTGCTCGCGTTGCGTCGCCGGCCGGCAGGGCTGCCGCACCATCTGGTCTGTTTTTCGGCGGACTACGAGCGCGAGTTCGCGGACCTGTGGGAGCGGCGCCTCTTTCCAGAGGATCCGACCGTGTACGTGAACGCGCCGGCAACCGATGACCCGACGATCGCGGCTGGTGGCGCCGAACCGCTGTTCGTGATGGCGAATGCACCGGCCTTTGAGCACGCTGCGGAGTGGGATGCGGCGATGGTTGAAGAGGCGCGGCGCCGGGTGCTCGCGCGGCTGTCGGCGTCCGGCGTGCGGATCGAAGAGCGGGAGCTGGTGGCGCAGGATGTTTGGACGCCGCGCCGGCTTGCGGAGACCTATGATATGCCCGGTGGGGCGATCTACGGGATTGCGTCGCACGGACCACGCGGCGCGTTCCTGCGGCCACCGAACCGCGTGCGCGGGATACGGGGCCTGTACCAAGTGGGGGGTAGCTCGCATCCCGGCGGCGGCACGCCGATGGTGGTGTTGTCATCGGGGATTGTCAGCCGGATGATCCGTGAAGACACGGGCCTTTGA